A portion of the Phycodurus eques isolate BA_2022a chromosome 3, UOR_Pequ_1.1, whole genome shotgun sequence genome contains these proteins:
- the prf1.5 gene encoding perforin 1.5 yields the protein MPGFQSSSFASLVLALPVILEVGKVRACRLGSARQCENAPFVPGYNLAGEGFDVVRMRRTGAYVINVKGPLADNNTCTLCPNRFHKGQIQKLPASVLDWRSFSRCSKQLSSALHHSVDSLLRSSSSLVNNNWGVGLRLDQIGKVVLGGSRSDLAKFARSQHSVDKATFAIHEISCTYYSFRLADHPQLSAAFTKHLKGLPRNTVTSQSKALYRRLIATYGTHYIHQVQLGGKVMRITAFRTCLATLKGFTEAEIKNCLNAELRMALGFLPANASYSNKCDKLMKGNMSMGFYQGFMTHKIEVTGGEKYFPDILYQQDPSDAYHSWMNSLQDNPDVVSYAIFPLHHLVEDSQISANLRAIISEYIQENKLQEDQLGLKNCSPTPNLDHNCCPLRAGRGAFKLEIHRAAGLKADTFTKTDAYVKIFYNGIYEETATVLDDDNPVWNATYYFSSVDVGQELRFEVWDRDVLYNDQAGVCIIFPERGTHSLSCQLRKGVLYFSYSIKCDAHLSGFRCGRYSPTAE from the exons ATGCCAGGATTCCAAAGCAGcagctttgcttcattggtgTTGGCACTGCCAGTCATCCTGGAGGTCGGCAAGGTCCGAGCGTGTCGGCTCGGCTCTGCGCGACAGTGTGAAAACGCTCCCTTCGTGCCCGGCTATAACCTCGCTGGGGAGGGTTTCGATGTGGTCCGGATGCGTCGGACTGGGGCTTATGTCATTAATGTCAAGGGTCCTCTGGCTgacaacaacacatgcacactGTGTCCAAACCGCTTCCACAAAGGACAG ATTCAGAAGCTCCCAGCTTCTGTGCTTGACTGGCGATCCTTCAGCCGTTGCAGCAAGCAGCTTTCTAGTGCCCTCCACCACTCTGTGGACTCCCTGCTGCGCAGCTCCAGCTCATTGGTGAACAACAACTGGGGTGTGGGTTTGCGCCTGGATCAGATCGGCAAGGTAGTGCTGGGAGGGAGCCGCTCGGACTTGGCCAAGTTCGCTCGCTCGCAGCACAGTGTGGACAAGGCCACTTTTGCCATACATGAAATCAGTTGCACCTACTACAG CTTCAGGCTGGCTGACCACCCCCAGCTGAGCGCAGCGTTCACAAAGCATCTGAAAGGACTCCCTCGGAACACAGTTACAAGCCAAAGCAAAGCCCTGTACAGACGGTTGATCGCCACATACGGAACACATTACATCCACCAG GTTCAACTTGGTGGCAAAGTGATGCGAATCACAGCCTTCCGGACTTGCTTGGCCACACTGAAGGGCTTTACAGAGGCAGAGATCAAAAACTGCTTGAATGCTGAACTCCGCATGGCCTTGGGTTTCCTCCCTGCCAATGCATCCTACTCCAACAAGTGCGACAAACTCATGAAGGGCAACATGAGCATGGGCTTCTATCAAGGCTTCATGACCCATAAGATTGAGGTCACTGGAGGGGAGAAATACTTTCCGGACATCCTCTACCAGCAGGACCCTTCTGACGCCTACCACAGCTGGATGAACAGTCTCCAAGACAACCCGGACGTGGTTTCCTACGCGATTTTCCCCCTGCACCATCTGGTGGAGGACTCTCAAATCAGCGCTAATCTGAGGGCAATCATCTCAGAGTACATCCAAGAGAACAAGCTTCAGGAGGACCAGCTGGGTTTAAAGAACTGCTCCCCAACTCCCAACCTGGACCACAACTGCTGTCCACTGCGGGCAGGCCGTGGCGCTTTCAAACTGGAGATCCACCGAGCCGCCGGTCTCAAGGCCGACACCTTCACCAAAACAGATGCCTACGTGAAGATCTTCTACAATGGCATATACGAGGAGACGGCTACAGTGTTGGACGACGACAACCCAGTTTGGAATGCCACCTATTACTTCAGTTCGGTGGATGTAGGGCAAGAGTTGAGGTTTGAAGTCTGGGACAGAGATGTTCTTTACAACGACCAAGCAGGCGTTTGCATCATCTTTCCCGAGCGAGGAACTCATTCTCTGAGTTGTCAGTTGAGAAAAGGAGTCCTCTACTTTTCATACAGCATCAAGTGCGATGCTCACTTGTCAGGCTTCAGGTGCGGACGGTACTCCCCAACTGCGGAGTAG